One window of the Rosa rugosa chromosome 3, drRosRugo1.1, whole genome shotgun sequence genome contains the following:
- the LOC133736238 gene encoding probable pectate lyase 20 codes for MRLASSRATMRFYMTPLLLLLALLVSVAASIENDKPLQSRSVGLEEPKSSINSSMTERSNDDWNEHAVDNPEEIASLVDTTIRNSTARRNLGFFSCATGNPIDDCWRCDPQWQRHRKRLANCGIGFGRNAVGGRDGRYYVVNDPGHDDPVNPRPGTLRHAVIQDRPLWIVFKRDMVITLKQELIMNSFKTIDARGVNVHIAYGGCITIQYVTNVIIHGLHIHDCKPTGNAMVRSSPSHYGWRTMADGDGISIFGASHIWVDHNSLSNCADGLIDAIMGSTAITISNNYFTHHNEVMLLGHSDSYTRDKQMQVTIAYNHFGEGLIQRMPRCRHGYFHVVNNDYTHWEMYAIGGSADPTINSQGNRYLAPTNRFAKEVTHRVETTGRWRHWNWRSEGDLLLNGAFFVQSGAGAAASYARASSLGAKSSSMIGSITAGAGVLNCRSGRQC; via the exons ATGAGATTAGCTAGCTCGAGAGCCACAATGCGGTTCTATATGACTCCACTGCTGCTTCTTTTGGCCTTGCTCGTAAGCGTAGCGGCTTCAATAGAGAATGACAAGCCTTTACAGTCAAG GTCCGTGGGACTAGAGGAGCCAAAAAGCTCCATCAACTCGTCAATGACAGAAAG GTCCAACGATGACTGGAATGAGCACGCAGTAGATAATCCGGAGGAGATCGCGTCCTTGGTTGATAC GACCATTCGTAACAGTACTGCGAGAAGAAACTTGGGATTTTTCTCATGCGCAACAGGGAATCCCATTGATGACTGCTGGAGATGTGACCCACAATGGCAGCGCCACCGCAAGAGGCTAGCCAACTGCGGCATTGGGTTTGGGCGCAACGCTGTCGGCGGCCGTGACGGAAGGTACTACGTCGTAAATGACCCCGGTCATGATGACCCGGTGAACCCCCGGCCGGGTACCCTCCGTCACGCTGTCATCCAGGACAGGCCTTTGTGGATTGTGTTCAAACGTGACATGGTGATCACATTGAAGCAGGAGCTTATAATGAACAGCTTCAAGACCATTGACGCTCGTGGAGTCAATGTCCACATTGCTTATGGAGGTTGCATTACTATTCAATACGTTACTAATGTGATCATCCATGGTCTACATATCCATGACTGCAAGCCTACCGGCAATGCCATGGTCCGGAGCTCACCGAGTCATTATGGGTGGAGGACCATGGCTGATGGGGATGGTATATCCATTTTCGGAGCCAGCCACATTTGGGTCGACCACAACTCGCTCTCGAATTGCGCCGATGGCCTCATTGATGCTATCATGGGTTCTACTGCCATTACCATTTCTAACAACTACTTCACTCACCATAATGAG GTTATGTTGTTGGGGCACAGTGATTCCTACACAAGGGACAAGCAAATGCAAGTGACCATTGCCTACAATCATTTTGGTGAGGGACTCATCCAAAGAATGCCAAG ATGTAGACATGGGTATTTCCATGTGGTGAACAATGACTACACTCACTGGGAAATGTATGCCATTGGTGGAAGTGCTGATCCCACCATTAACAGCCAGGGCAACAGATATCTCGCCCCTACCAACCGTTTTGCCAAAGAG GTGACGCATAGAGTTGAGACCACAGGCAGATGGAGGCACTGGAACTGGAGATCAGAAGGAGACCTACTCCTTAATGGAGCGTTTTTCGTCCAATCCGGAGCTGGTGCTGCAGCCAGTTATGCCAGAGCTTCAAGCTTAGGGGCAAAGTCATCTTCCATGATTGGCAGCATTACTGCTGGTGCTGGTGTTCTTAATTGCCGGTCTGGTCGTCAATGTTAA
- the LOC133736237 gene encoding putative kinase-like protein TMKL1 gives MEILKPLFCFLLYFILCFNVLPTWSSSSSSSSSSSSDVELLLGNIKASLQGNAQNLLLTSWNTSLPLCQWRGLKWVFSNGSPLLCNDMSSPHWTNLSLSRDPSLHLFSLQLPSANLSGSIPREIGEFSMLRSLYLSVNSLSGTIPLELGYSSSLSEIDLGNNLFTGALAPSVWNLCENLVSLRLHGNSLSGPVPEPALPNSTCKNLQLLDLGDNKFSGNFPEFVTQFGGLKELDLGKNMISGPVPVSLAQLELDKLDLSHNNFSGVLPAFGGSKFGVESFEGNNPGLCGAPLRSCSGSSGLSPGAIAGIVIGLMAGTVVLASLCIGYVQHKKKNSSAESDYELEEGEDEENGGLGDGGGDQGRLILFQGGEHLTLDDVLNATGQVLEKTSYGTVYKAKLADGGTITLRLLREGSCKDGSSCVPVIKHLGHIRHENLIPLRAFYQGKRGEKLLIYDHLPLKSLHDLLHESRVGKPVLNWARRHKIALGIARGLAYLHAGLETPVTHGTVKSKNVLVDEFFVSRLTEFGLDKVMIPSVADEMVAVAKADGYKAPELQKMKKCNSRTDVYAFGILLLEILIGKKPGKSGRSGEFVDLPSLVKVAVLEETTLEVFDVEVLKGIRNPMEEGLVQALKLAMGCCAPVASVRPSMDEVVKQLEENRPRNRSALYSPAEERSEIGTPF, from the exons ATGGAGATTTTGAAACCCTTGTTTTGCTTTCTGCTCTACTTCATTCTATGCTTCAATGTCTTACCCacttggtcttcttcttcttcttcttcttcttcttcttcttcagatgtTGAGCTTCTGTTGGGAAACATCAAGGCTTCACTGCAAGGTAACGCTCAGAACTTGTTGTTAACTTCATGGAACACTTCTCTGCCTCTGTGTCAATGGAGAGGCCTGAAATGGGTTTTCTCCAATGGCTCTCCTTTGCTTTGCAATGACATGTCCTCACCCCATTGGACCAATCTTTCTCTCTCCAGAGACCCAAGTCTTCACCTTTTCTCTCTTCAGCTCCCCTCTGCTAATCTCTCTGGTTCAATACCCAGAGAGATAGGGGAGTTTTCCATGCTCAGAAGCTTGTACCTTAGTGTTAATTCACTGAGTGGGACCATCCCACTTGAGCTTGGCTACAGCTCTTCGCTTtctgaaattgatttgggcaacAATTTGTTCACTGGGGCTTTAGCTCCATCTGTGTGGAACTTGTGTGAGAATCTTGTCTCGCTTAGGCTTCATGGTAATTCGCTATCTGGGCCTGTTCCTGAACCTGCATTGCCCAATTCTACCTGCAAAAATTTGCAGCTACTGGATTTGGGTGACAACAAGTTTTCAGGGAACTTCCCTGAGTTTGTGACCCAGTTTGGTGGGCTGAAGGAGCTTGATCTTGGGAAAAACATGATTTCGGGTCCGGTTCCGGTGAGTTTAGCTCAGCTGGAACTTGACAAGTTGGACCTTTCACACAATAACTTTAGTGGGGTGTTGCCAGCTTTTGGTGGATCAAAGTTTGGTGTGGAGTCTTTTGAGGGGAACAACCCTGGACTTTGTGGGGCGCCCTTGAGAAGTTGTAGTGGAAGCTCTGGGTTGAGCCCTGGAGCAATTGCTGGTATTGTCATTGGTTTGATGGCTGGGACTGTGGTTTTGGCTTCACTGTGTATTGGGTATGTGCAACACAAGAAGAAAAACAGCAGCGCAGAGAGTGACTACGAGTTGGAGgaaggagaagatgaagaaaatggGGGTCTTGGTGATGGCGGTGGTGATCAGGGAAGGCTTATATTGTTCCAGGGAGGTGAGCATTTGACATTAGACGATGTGTTGAATGCAACAGGACAAGTGTTGGAGAAGACCAGCTATGGGACTGTTTATAAGGCAAAGCTTGCTGATGGGGGCACCATTACTTTAAGGTTGTTGAGGGAAGGTAGTTGCAAAGATGGGAGCTCTTGTGTGCCAGTAATAAAGCATTTGGGCCACATTCGCCATGAGAATTTGATTCCATTGAGAGCTTTCTATCAGGGGAAGCGAGGGGAGAAGCTTCTGATATATGACCATCTTCCTCTCAAAAGCCTTCATGATCTTTTACATG AATCTAGAGTAGGGAAACCTGTGCTGAACTGGGCTCGGCGACACAAAATTGCCTTGGGTATAGCTAGAGGACTAGCATATCTCCATGCTGGTCTTGAAACACCTGTTACTCATGGGACTGTAAAATCTAAGAATGTGCTTGTGGATGAATTTTTTGTATCTAGGCTCACTGAGTTCGGGCTCGACAAGGTGATGATCCCCTCTGTAGCCGATGAAATGGTGGCTGTAGCAAAGGCTGATGGTTACAAGGCACCGGAGCTTCAAAAGATGAAGAAGTGCAATTCTCGGACGGATGTTTATGCATTTGGTATTTTGCTATTGGAAATTCTGATAGGCAAGAAGCCTGGTAAAAGCGGGAGGAGTGGCGAATTTGTGGATTTGCCTTCACTGGTCAAAGTGGCAGTTCTGGAGGAGACAACATTGGAGGTTTTCGATGTGGAGGTATTGAAGGGGATAAGGAATCCCATGGAAGAAGGTTTGGTTCAGGCATTGAAACTAGCAATGGGTTGCTGTGCTCCAGTTGCTTCAGTTAGACCCTCCATGGATGAAGTTGTGAAGCAGTTGGAGGAGAACAGACCAAGGAATAGGTCTGCTTTGTACAGCCCAGCAGAAGAAAGGAGTGAGATTGGTACCCCATTTTAA
- the LOC133741019 gene encoding pentatricopeptide repeat-containing protein At5g48910 has product MNSTIYNPTTPHPSSQFPQIKTCKTLKDLQQVHAHFIKTRQIHDPLAAAEILRFYALSNHRNIEYARAVFNQIQTPNCFSWNTIVRALAESSVSEHPLEALFLFYRMVCDGLVAPNKFTFPSVLKACSRIGNARVGKSVHGMVVKFGLDDDEFVVSSLVRMYVMCGVMEDAHSLFSRSVADCGDLNEKKQEGNVVLWNLIVDGHVRLGEFGAARELFDKMPQRSVVSWNAMISAYAQNGFFREAVEMFRDMQIGDVCPNYVTLVSVLPAIARLGVLELGKWVHLYAGKHKIGIDDVLGSALVDMYSKCGDIEKALLVSEQLPKKNVITWNAIISGLAMHGRGKDALDYFSKMERAGVVPSDVTYIGLLTACSHGGMVEQGRSFFNHMINVVGLEPRIEHYGCMVDLLGRAGLLEEAEELILNMPIQPDDVIWKALLGACKVQGNIEMGERVAKILMDLAPHDSGSYVALSNMYASLGNWEAVSDVRLLMKDMDIRKDPGGSWIELDGVLHEFLVEDQSHSRAGEIHSMLEEISNKLRLEGYKPNTTQVLLNVAEEEKQSALHYHSEKIAVAFGLISTASQSPIRIVKNLRICEDCHSSIKLISKIYKRKIIVRDRKRFHHFEHGLCSCMDYW; this is encoded by the coding sequence ATGAACTCCACCATCTACAACCCCACAACTCCTCACCCATCTTCACAATTCCCACAAATCAAAACATGCAAAACCCTGAAAGACTTGCAACAAGTGCATGCCCACTTCATCAAAACCCGCCAAATCCACGACCCTCTTGCCGCGGCCGAAATCCTCCGATTCTACGCCCTCTCAAATCACCGCAACATTGAGTATGCTCGTGCCGTATTCAACCAAATTCAGACACCCAATTGCTTCTCCTGGAACACCATCGTCAGGGCTCTTGCCGAGAGCTCTGTTTCCGAGCACCCACTTGAGgctctgtttttgttttatcGAATGGTTTGCGATGGTTTGGTGGCGCCAAATAAGTTCACATTTCCTTCTGTGTTGAAGGCCTGTTCTAGAATAGGGAATGCTCGGGTTGGCAAAAGTGTTCATGGGATGGTTGTGAAGTTTGGGTTGGATGATGATGAGTTTGTTGTGAGTAGTCTTGTGAGGATGTATGTAATGTGTGGGGTTATGGAGGATGCACATTCATTGTTTTCTAGGAGTGTAGCTGATTGTGGTGATTTGAATGAGAAGAAGCAAGAGGGTAATGTGGTTTTGTGGAATTTGATAGTTGATGGGCATGTGAGACTCGGGGAGTTTGGAGCTGCACGGGAGCTGTTCGACAAAATGCCTCAAAGAAGTGTTGTTTCGTGGAATGCGATGATATCTGCGTATGCGCAAAATGGGTTCTTTAGGGAAGCCGTAGAAATGTTCCGTGATATGCAGATTGGGGATGTATGCCCAAATTATGTGACTTTGGTTAGCGTCTTGCCTGCGATAGCACGACTTGGTGTGCTTGAATTGGGGAAATGGGTGCATTTGTATGCCGGGAAGCATAAGATTGGGATCGATGATGTGCTTGGTTCTGCTTTGGTTGATATGTATTCCAAGTGTGGCGACATTGAGAAGGCGCTTCTAGTTTCTGAGCAACTGCCTAAAAAGAATGTGATCACTTGGAATGCCATAATCAGTGGGCTTGCTATGCATGGTAGAGGAAAGGATGCACTAGATTATTTTTCAAAGATGGAAAGAGCTGGTGTGGTGCCTAGTGATGTAACATATATTGGTCTCTTGACTGCTTGTAGCCATGGAGGTATGGTGGAGCAGGGCAGATCATTCTTCAACCACATGATTAATGTAGTTGGCTTAGAACCTAGAATCGAGCATTATGGGTGTATGGTCGATTTATTAGGCCGTGCTGGACTGTTAGAAGAAGCTGAAGAGCTTATACTAAATATGCCAATTCAGCCGGATGATGTTATATGGAAGGCATTGCTTGGTGCTTGCAAGGTACAAGGGAATATTGAGATGGGAGAACGTGTcgcaaagattttgatggacTTGGCTCCCCATGATAGTGGATCATATGTTGCTCTATCGAACATGTATGCATCTTTGGGAAATTGGGAGGCAGTTTCAGATGTGAGATTGTTGATGAAGGATATGGACATTAGGAAAGACCCCGGTGGTAGTTGGATTGAGCTTGATGGAGTGCTTCATGAATTTCTGGTTGAAGATCAATCACATTCTAGAGCAGGAGAAATCCATTCCATGCTGGAAGAAATTTCCAACAAGTTAAGGTTAGAAGGATATAAGCCTAACACCACACAAGTATTGCTCAACGTGgctgaagaagaaaaacaaagtgCTTTACATTATCACAGTGAGAAAATTGCAGTTGCCTTTGGCTTAATCAGTACAGCCTCTCAATCGCCAATTCGAATTGTTAAGAACCTACGCATATGCGAGGATTGTCACTCCTCTATAAAGCTAATCTCAAAAATTTACAAACGAAAGATCATTGTTCGGGACCGTAAACGCTTCCACCACTTTGAGCATGGGTTGTGCTCTTGCATGGACTACTGGTAA